The genomic window GTACCCGAGGACCACGATCGCCGAGGTGGAGGGGGCGAGTTCGTCGACGAACACCGGTTCGTCGTGTCGTCCGTCATCGGATGGCTGCGTCATCGCGGTCTCCTGCTTCGTGCGTGATCGTCTGGCAACGCTAGCCGGAGCTGCGTGGTTCGTCCACTCGCCGTCGTGTCGATCCTCATCGGTACCGCTCGCCGTCGCGTCGACGCCGATCAGGCCGGTGGGTAGAGGTAGAGGGCGTCGCCCACCGGGATGGTGCGGACGTGGTACGAGTGGTCGGAGTTCTGGTTGTACTCCTCGATCGTGACGGTGCCGTCGCCGTTGACCGACTGCACGTAGGCGACGTGGTTGTACGGGAACCAGGCGACCGCGCCGACCACGGGCTCGCTGCTGGTCGGCCAGCCCTTCGACTGCCACTCGTCGGCCCACATCCAGGCACTGCCCGAGGCGAGGTTGCTCCAGTCCCACTTCCACGGGGCGCTCGTGACGCCCGCATCGCGGTTCAGCCGCCACGCGACGAAGTCGACGCACTCGCGGTAGTAGTAACGCAGGGGCGAGAGACCGCCGCCGTAGTCGTCGGGAGTCTCGTACCACCACGGGTAGTCGTCGCCCTCGGCCTGCTGCGTGACCTTCGCGTACTCGCCGCTGCCGCGCGAGGCGAGCTCGGCCTCCCACGCGGCCTGCTCGGCGGCGGCGGCCTCGGCCGCCGCCGCGTCGATCTCGGCTTTCGTCGTGACCGCGAAGCCGTCGGCGGAGATCGAGGCGCCGGTCGCCGAGCCGGACACCGTGACATCCTGCGCCTCGGCGACGGAGAGGCTGAACGTGGTCTGGACGCCCGGCACGTGCCCGCCGGGAAGGAAGGCGTAGGCCGGCAGCGCGAGCGTGCCCACGAGGGCGGGGACGATCATGATCGTGGCCGCGACGCGCAGCGGACCGTTGCGCCGCCGCGTCGCGCTCGCGCGAGGGGCGGCGGCCGGACGGGCCGCCGAGCGCCGCGCCGCCGCGAGGGCGCCGCCGGCGCGGACGAGCGCCGTCGTGCCGGGCAGAGCTCGCGGCCCACGCCGTGAGCGACCGGCCGCCTTCACCGCAGGTGCCCCACCGGCTGCGGGCGCCTCGGGGGCGACGGCGGGCCCGACCGGTTCGGCCCGCGGGCTCCGGAGCTCGACGCGCGCGTCGGGCGATCCGGTGCGCTCGGCGCCCGGCCGCTCAGGAGCCCGGGGAGCCGGCCGCTCGAGTGCTCGGTCGGACGCGTGCTGCGGAGTCGCGGACGCGGGACGGGCGGTCGACCGGTCCATGTGACGCTCGGGCGTCCGATCGTCGGGACGCGCGGCGTCGCGGTACGGGGGCCGTTCGGGCGTCCGATCGGCCGGACGCGCGGCGTCTCGGTACGGGGGCCGTTCGGGCGTCCGATCGGCCGGACGCGCGGCGTCGCGGTATGGGGGCCGTTCGGGCGTCCGTGGGACCGGACGCTCGGCGGGGTGGTACGCCGCCCGCTGGGATCGCTCGGCCGGGCGTTCCGGCGACGGGTACGGCGCGCGCGCCGGAGCGGACGGGTGGGCCGAAGCGGACGGGTGGGCCGGAGCAGAGGCGGACGGTCGCTCCGGCGCGGGGGCGGACGCGGCGCGCTCCGGCGGCCGGGAGACGGAGCGCTCGGGCATGCGGTACGTCGCGCGCTCGCCCTCGTTCGCCGGGCGGCTCAGCGGGGCCTCCGCGGCACGACGCCCGACGGGCGGCTCCGCGGGGAGCGCCCGGCGCCCACTGGCCGGCGCGGATGCGGACGACTCGGGAGCGCGGCTCGGCGCGCCCCACGCGTCATCCGTCGATCGCGGGCGGTACCGACCCGCGTCTTCGCGCGTACGCGTGGCGTCGTCAGGCGGCTCGGCATGCCGGCGCGGGCGCAGGCTCGGGGGGTTGCCGGGCGTGTCGTCACCGTACAAGAGTCGTGAACCTCCGGGACCTGCGCGCGGTCTGGGGAACCGGGACGCAGGCTTGCTGCGGTCGTGGAGCTACAGGGGGCGCTCCGGACTCGTACCACCATAGGGCACGCGTCGGAGCCTTGTCACCGGTTCGCGTCGGGCGAGTCGGGCTCCGGAGCGCGGCGTCAGGCCGCCGAGCGGAGGAAGTCGCTCCACTGCGGCAACGGCCGCTCGACCCCGCGGACGACCCATCCGCGGCCGCTGGGCATGCGCGGCGTGACGCGGAGCGTCCAGCCCATCTCGGCCGGCGTGTGGTCGCCCTTGGCGTTGTTGCACCGGAGGCAGCACGCCACGAGGTTCTCCCAGGTGTCGCGTCCGCCACGCGACCGCGGCAGCACGTGATCGATCGTCGCCGCGGACTTGCCGCAGTACGCGCACCGGTGATCGTCACGGCGCAGCACGCCCCGACGGCTCACGGGCACCTGGTGCACGCGCGGGGTCCGCACGTAGCGCGTCAGCAGGATGACGCTCGGCCGGACCCATTCCCCGCTCGTGCCGTGCACCGGATTGCCCTCGTCGTGCAGGATCACGGTCGCCTTCTCGTTCATGACGAGCAGCAGCGCCCGCTTGAAGGAGACGACGGCGAGCGGTTCATATCCGGCGTTCAGCACGAGGGTGCGCATGGGGTGCCTCTCGATCGGTGCTGGATGGCTTCCAGCCGCGTGAAGGGATCGACGACCCGGATGCCGCGGGGCGGGCGGAATGCCCCCGGAGACGCGAAACGGGCACCGTCGTGATGACAGTGCCCGTCGGCATCCCAGCGCAGTCGCGACTCGGCTGACTGCTGCGCCGCTGGTCGTAGAGCGCGCGCGCACCCGCGGAATGGGTGCTGCTGCGCGGACCGACCATCGAACTTCCCCTACCCGGTAACCGGATCGTCAGGAGACAAGGCTACGACACGAATGGCGCGCCGGGTCACCCCGGCGCGCCATTCGCAGACACGCTTCACACGCCGTTCACATCTCAGATGCGCACGATCCAGTAGTCGCTCGTCCAGATCGGCTGCGTGCGCACGACCGTGCCCTCGTAGGGGGCGTGGAGGATCTGGCCATTGCCGGCGTAGAACCCGATGTGGCCGTCCATCACGACGAGGTCGCCCGGGACCGCCTGGTCGATCGGGATCTGGGTGCCCGCGGCACCCTGGGCCGACGACGAGTGCGGCAGGCTGATGCCGAACTGCGCGTAGACGTACATCACGAGGCCCGAGCAGTCGAAGCCGGCGGGCGTCGCGCCGCCGTAGACGTAGGGCACGCCGAGGTACTGCTGCGCGACGGCGAACACGCTCGCCGGGTCGGCCGAGCCGTACACGGCCGCGGGAGCCGAGTACTGGGCGGCCGAGGCGGCGTACGAGGCCATCTCGGCGGCCGCGGCCTGGCGGGCGGCCTCGGCGGCAGCGGCCTCCTCGGCGGCGCGCTTCGCCTCCTCGGCGGCCTGGATCTCCGCAGCCGTGGTGGCGGCGTACTCGTCCTCCGAGACGGGCGCCGCGATGACGTCGTCGCCGACCGTGACGTCCTGGGCCTGGGCCTGGGTCAGCCGGGTCTGCGCCGTCGCGCCGAACTGGATCCCGTCCGTGCCGGGCGCGAAGGCGTACGCGGGAATGGCGAGGGTGCCGACGAGGCCGGCCGAGACGGCCATGACGACGACGTTCTTCGCGCCGCCGCGGCGAAGCCGCCGTCCGAGCGAATCCCGCGGTGGGCGGGTGGGCGCCGCCGCGGATGGAGCCGGGGCGGGCGCGGCAGGCGACTCGCGCCTGACGAGGGTGTTGCGGGAAGTGGGCTTGGGGGCGTTGAGCGCGCCTGAGCGGCGCCGGGGGAATCGAGCCAAAACGTGTCCTCCGCCCCACGGTGCCGGAGCGCCGTCCCACCGGTTGCACCCTCAGGTGCGTCACGGGTATCGGGGCCGAGCGGTGGGCGCCGGAGGCGTCTCGACCCTGGTCCGTCGGCTGGCTGGTCGCCGTCGGACTCGATCGAGAATACGTGACACTCCGCCGAATGTCACATTTTCATCACGGTGCGGCGGAATCAGTCGCCGATGAACAGATGCCCGGCGGTCTCCACGGGCAGATCGAGCTCGTCGTCACGGCCCTCCACCCGGATGCGGACCAGGGGACCCTCGCGACGGGCCGAGACGGCCGATCCGGGCAGGAGGCCCGCGGCCTTGAAGCGGGCCAGCAGCTCGGGGTCGAACTGCGCGGGCTCGGCCAGGCGGCGGACGACGCCGCTCGCCTCGCCCCCGCCCTCGTCGAGCGCGGTGAGCAGGTTGCGCACCCCCTGCATGAACGGCGCAGCCGGCTCGACCCCGAGTTCCTCGAGGCCCGGGATCGGGTTGCCGTAGGGCGAGTACGTGGGCTGCCCGAGGATCTCGACGAGCCGCCGCTCGACCTGCTCGCTCATGACGTGCTCCCAGCGGCAGGCCTCGTCGTGCACGTACTCCCAGTCGAGGCCGATCACGTCGGCGAGGAGGCGCTCGGCGAGCCGGTGCTTGCGCATGACGTGCACGGCCTTGCTGCGCCCGCTCGGCGTGAGTTCGAGGTGCCGGTCGCCCGAGACGACGACGAGGCCGTCGCGCTCCATGCGGGCGACGGTCTGCGACACCGTGGGACCGGAGTGCCCGATCCGCTCCGAGATGCGCGCCCGGAGCGGCACGATGCCCTCCTCCTCGAGGTCGAGGATGGTGCGCAGGTACATCTCGGTCGTGTCGATGAGATCGGTCAACTCGCTCCTCCTCGGCCATGCGGCGCGTCCGACCCACAAGCCTACTTGGCCGCGCCGACGGCGCGCCCGGCCCCGGGTCGCCGCCTGCCGCACGTCCGGCCGAGGCCGTCCGCTCGACGCCGCGGCAGGCCGCGCGGGACGTCATGCGCCGCCACGGCGAAGGGGGTCCGCCGTAGGATCGGATCATGCCTGAGCTCGTGATCCCCTCGTCGATCCTGCCCGCAGACGGCCGTTTCGGTTGCGGCCCGTCGAAGGTGCGGCCCGAGCAGCTCGCGCACCTCGCCGAGGTGGGCCCGCGCCTGCTCGGCACCTCCCACCGGCAGGCGCCCGTGAAGCAGCTCGTGGCGCGCGTGCGGCGCGGCATCGCCGACCTCTACGCCCTGCCCGACGGGTACGAGGTCGTGCTCGGCAACGGCGGCTCGACCGCGTTCTGGGATGCCGCGGCCTTCGGCCTCATCGAGCGGCGCGCGCAGCTCGCCTCGTTCGGCGAGTTCGGCGCGAAGTTCGCCAAGGCCGCGGCGGCGCCGTGGCTCGAGGCGCCCGACGTGCGGACGGCCGAGCCCGGCTCGCGCGCCGACGCCGAGCCGCTCGAGGGCGTCGACGTGTACGGCTGGCCGCAGAACGAGACCTCCACGGGCGTGCAGGCGCCCGTCCGCCGCGTCGACGGCGACGCGGGCGCGCTCACCGTCATCGACGCGACGAGCGCGGCGGGCGGCATCCTGGTCGACCCCGCCCAGTTCGACGTGCTCTACTTCGCGCCGCAGAAGAACTTCGCCTCCGACGGCGGCATCTGGTTCGCGATCATGTCGCCCGCGGCGATCGAGCGGGTCGAGCGCATCGCCGCGTCCGGCCGCTACATCCCCGAGTTCCTCTCGCTGAAGAACGCGGTCGACAACTCGCGCCTCGAGCAGACCCTGAACACCCCCGCCCTGGCGACGCTGATCCTCCTCGAGAGCCAGCTCGAGTGGATGAACGCCTCGGGGGGCCTCGCCTGGGCCGACGCCCGCACGCGCGAGTCGTCGGGCGTGCTCTACAAGTGGGCCGCCTCGCGCGACGGCGCGACCCCCTTCGTGGCCGACCCCGCGCACCGGTCGCAGGTCGTCGTCACGATCGACTTCGACGAGTCGACGGATGCCGCGGCGCTCGCCAGGACGCTGCGGGCCAACGGCATCGTCGACACCGAGCCGTACCGCAAGCTCGGCCGCAACCAGCTGCGGGTCGCGACCTTCACCGCGATCGAGCCCGACGACGTCCGCGCGCTCACCGCGTCGCTCGACTGGGTGCTCGACCAGGCCCGGTAGGGTGACCGCCATGCGGCTGTGGCTGTCCGAGTCCGAGCGGCGCCCCGATCCGGCGCCGGCGCGGACCGACGCGCGCAAGGCGCTGCTCGCGGGCACCGCAGCCTGGATCGTCGCACTCGTCGCGTCGATCGCGCTGCGCGAGCCCCTCGCCGACGCCGGCTTCGCGTGGTTCACGACCGCGGCCGCGATCGGCGTCGCGCTCGGCGTCGTCGGCCTCGTGGTGGTGCAGCTGCGCCGTCGGCGCGGACGCGACGCCGACGAGGAGTAGGCGCGGCCTACTCCTCCTCGTCGAGCGAGTCGATGTCGATGCCGTCGAACGCGTCGTCGCCGTCGGCGCCGGCGTCGCCGAACTCCTCGCCGAGCTCGTCGGCGTCGAAGTCGTCGGCGTCGTCGTCGAACTCATCGCCCTCGAGCTCGCCCTCGGCGTCTTCGCCCTCCTCGGCCGGGCCTTCGACCTCGTCCTCGTCGCCGGGCTCCCCGGCCTCGCGCGCCTCGGCGGCCGCGGCGGCCTGGGCGGCCCGGTACTCGGCGAGCCGATCCGACCACGGAACCCACTCGGGAGCGAGCAGCGCGCGTGCACCGGGCATCAACTCGGTCTCGAGGACCGTGGGCTCGCCGCCCTCGACGCGCGCGAGCGTCACGCTCCAGTGCCATCCCGGATACCCGGAGAGGTCGGCCGCGAAGTGCAGCGACAGCACGTGCTCGCCCTCGACCACGTGCCCGATCACCGAACCGACGGTCTCGGGCGCGGTGACCTCGAGGAGGGCCCGCTGCGCGAGGTCGACAGAGGCGAGGAGCACCTCGTCGGCGACCGCCGGCTCGGCAGGCGCCTCGTCGGCGACCGCCGGCTCGGCAGGCGAATCCTCGCCGGGCGACTCGTCGACGGCAGCAGGTCCGGCGCTCGCCTCGTCGGCGACCGCCGGCTCGGCGAGCGCCTCCACGGGCTCGGGGACGTCAGGCATCCAGCTCGTCCGCGACCTTGCGCAGCAGCGCCGCGATCTTCCGGCTGTGCGCGTTGTCGGGGTACCGGCCGCGCTTGAGGTTCGCCCCGATGCCGTCGAGCACCTTGACGAGGTCCTCCACGATGATCGCCATGTCGTCGGCGGGCTTCCGGTGCAGGCGCTGCAGGCTCGGCTTCGCGTCGAGCACGCGCACCGAGAGCGCCTGCGCGCCGCGCTTGCCCTCGGCGATGCCGAACTCGAGCCGGCTGCCCGCGCGCACGGTCGCGCCGGCGGGAAGCGCGGAGGCGTGGAGGAAGACCTCCTGGCCGTCATCACTGCTGATGAAGCCGAACCCCTTCTCCTCGTCGTAGAACTTGACCTTGCCGGTGGGCATCGATGGAACTCCAGATCTGTCGTCGGCGTCGCCGGATCCCGTGGGCGACGTCGTCACCAAGTCTAGGGTCCGGCACCCGCGGGGACCTCCCGCTGGCTATTCTGGACGAGTGAGCACCCAGGGCCCCGTCACCGACCATCGCGCCGAGCGCATCCTCGCCTACATGGTCGCCGCCACCGTCGCGCTCTCGATCCTCGCGTTCCTCGCGGTCATGATCGGCACGCTCGCGGGTGCCGGCGCGAACGACGGCTTCAGCCAGGGCGCCTGGCCGGTGATCCTCGTGCTGCCCCTCATCGGGCTCCCCATCGGCTTCGTGCTGCTCATCGTCCTGCTCATCGTCAACGGCGTGCGACGCACGCGGGAGTCCCGGCAGGGCTCCGCCTGACGGCCATGCTGGTGCTCGCCGCGAGGCTCCGCGCACTGCCGCGTGAGGGGCTCGCCGCCGCACTGGCGACCCGCGAGTTCGACCACGCGGGGGTGCGCGACCTGTTCGACCTCGCCGAGGCGCTGACGGCGCCCGATGCCGTCGACCACGCCCTCGACCGGCTCGAGCGTCCTGCGCTGGCCACGCTCGCGGCCGCCGACGCGACCGCGGACGAGACCGGCTGGACCGACATCGCCGACGTCGCCGCCGAGCTGGTGCGACTCGGCGCCGCCGACCCCCTCGCGGCGGGAGTGCCCGGTGCGCTGGAGCTGCTCGCCGACCGGTTCCTCGTCGTGCAGGAGGGCGCTCGCGTGCACCTGCCGCCCGAGGTGCACGCGCGCCTGGCGGCCCGGCTCGGCGAGGACCTGCCCGAGGCGGCGTCACTGGCCGCCCCCGCGCCGCCCGTCGCCGTGCCGGCCGAACGCGCCGACCACGGCCTGCTCGAGCGCCGGGCGGCCGAGCAGGCCTACGCCACGATCAGCGCGACCGCCGAGCTGCTCGCGGGGTTCGCCGCGCAGCCCGCGCGCGAGCTGGCCAAGGGCGGCCTCGCGCTGCCCGACGCGAAGCGGCTCGCCGAGGCCACCGGCGTCGACCTCGCCGAGCTGCCGCGGCTCGTGCGTCGCGCGGTCGAGGCCGGCCTCGTCGTCCGCGAGGGTCCCGTCTGGCTCGAGTCCGACACGGGCGCGGCCTGGGTGCTGCTCGCCGCGGAGGAGCGGTGGATCCGGCTCGCGGCGGCGTGGCGCGAACGGATCCCGCCGGCGCTGCGCGACCTGGTGGTCCGCCGCAGCGACGCCATGAGCGCCAGTTCCATCCGCGACGACGTCGCCTGGTACTACCCCGGCGGCGGCAGCTGGCTGCGCGACGGGCTCGACCGGCTGCTCGAGGACGCCGAGGCGCTCGGCCTGGCGGTCGGCGGCGAGCCCATCGACACCGCCGCGCTCGTGCTCGCCGGCGACGTGCCCGGCGCGGCCGAGCGCCTCGCCGGCCACTTCCCCTCCCAGGTCGACCGCGTCTACGTGCAGCACGACCTCACGATCGTCTCCCCCGGGCCGCTCGAGCCCGGCCTCGACGCCCGGCTGCGCGGGTTCGCCGAGGTCGAGGGCCGTGACCTCGCCTCGAGCTATCGGGTCACCGCGGCATCCGTCAATCGCGCCCTCGCGGCGGGCGAGTCCGCGGAGTCCGTCCGCGCGTTCCTCGCGTCGATCTCGCTCACCGGCATCCCGCAGCCGCTCGAGTACCTGCTCGCCGAGTCCGCCGCGCGCTTCGGCGCGGTGCGCGTGAGCGCGGCCGAGCCCGGCGACGCGCCCGCGCGCTCGTCGATCCGAAGCGACGACCCGCAGCTCATCGGCACGCTCGCGGTCGACCAGAGCCTGTCGTCGCTGGCGCTGCGGCAGGCCGGGCCGCATCGGCTGCTGTCGCGGTTCCCGCCCGACGTCGTGTTCTGGGGGCTCAGCGACGCGCGCTACCCGGTCGCCGCCGAGGACGGCGAAGGCCGCATCATCCGGCTGCGCCGCCATCACGTCGCACCCCTGCCCGCCGCGGCCCCGCGTGCCGACCCGCTCGAGGCGATGCTCGACCGCCTCGCCGAGGCCGACGCCGACGGGGGCACCGAGCTGGCCTGGCTCGCTCGCCAGCTCGAGGCCGCGGCGCGCGCGAAGGAGACGCTGACCGTCACGGTCCGGATGCCGGGCGGCGACACCGCCGACTACCTGCTGGCGCCCGCGAGCGTCGCGAACGGCCGCCTCCGAGCGCGCGACCGGAAGGCCGACATCGAGCGCACGCTGCCGATCTCGGCGATCGCCGCCGTCGCCCCCGCGCCCGCCGGAAGCTGAGCCCGGATGGCGCGAGCCCGCCCCTCGGGGCGATCTCGGAGCAACCGGGGGTAGGCTGGACGGTCATGTCAGACGGCCCCCTGATCGTCCAGAGCGACCGCACCGTGCTCCTCGAGGTCGCGCACCCGCTCGCCGAGGATGCGCGGCACGATCTCGCGATCTTCGCCGAGCTCGAACGCGCGCCCGAGCACATCCACACGTACCGCATCACGCGGCTCGGACTCTGGAACGCCCGCGCGGCGGGGCACACCGCCGAGGACATGCTCGGCACGCTCGAGCGGTACGCGAAGTTCCCGGTGCCGCAGACGGTCGCCGTCGACATGCGCGAGACGGTCGCCCGCTACGGGCGCCTCGTGGTCGACCGCACCGACGACGGCGCGCTGCGCCTGCGCAGCGACGACATGCCCGTGCTCACGGAGGTCGCGGGGGCGAAGCGGATCGCGCCGCTCCTGACCGAGCGACTGGACGAGGCGAGCTTCCTCGTCGAGCCGTGGGCGCGCGGCCAGCTCAAGCAGGAGCTCGTCAAGCTCGGCTGGCCCGCCGAGGACCTGGCGGGCTACACGCCCGGCACGCCGCACGAGATCGCGCTGCAGGAGGACGGCTGGCACCTGCGCGACTACCAGCAGAAGGCGGTCGACAACTTCTTCGACGGCGGGTCGGGCGTCGTCGTGCTCCCGTGCGGCGCCGGCAAGACCCTCGTCGGCGCGGGCGCGATGGCGACCGCCAAGACCACCACCCTGATCCTCGTGACCAACACCGTCTCGGCGCGACAGTGGCGCGACGAGCTGCTCAAGCGCACGAGCCTCACGGCCGAGGAGATCGGCGAGTACTCCGGCCAGACGAAGGAGATCAAGCCGGTCACGATCGCGACGTACCAGATCCTCACCGCCAAGCGGAAGGGCGAGTACGCGCACCTGGCACTGCTCGACGCACTCGACTGGGGACTCGTCGTCTACGACGAGGTGCACCTGCTGCCCGCGCCCGTGTTCAAGCTCACGGCCGAGCTCCAGGCGCGACGTCGTCTCGGCCTGACGGCCACGCTCGTGCGCGAGGACGGCCGCGAGGGCGACGTGTTCAGCCTCATCGGCCCCAAGCGGTTCGACGCGCCGTGGAAGGAGATCGAGGCGCAGGGCTTCATCTCCCCCGCGGCGTGCTACGAGGTGCGCATCGACCTGCCGCAGTCCGAGCGGCTCGCGTACGCGGCCTCCGCCGACGACGAGCGCTACCGGCTCGCGGCCACCGCCCCGGCCAAGCTCGACGTGGTCCGGCAGCTCGTCGCGCGGCACGCGGGCGAGCGCATCCTCGTGATCGGCCAGTACCTCGACCAGATCGACGAGCTCGCCGACGCGCTCGGCGCGCCGCAGCTGACCGGCGCCACGCCGGTCGACGAGCGCGAGCGGCTCTTCCAGGAGTTCCGCGACGGGCGCACGCCCGTGCTCGTGGTCTCCAAGGTCGCGAACTTCTCGGTCGACCTGCCCGAGGCGACCGTGGCGATCCAGGTCTCCGGGTCCTTCGGATCGCGCCAGGAGGAGGCGCAGCGCCTCGGCCGCCTGCTGCGACCGAAGGAGTCCGGCCTGTCGGCGAACTTCTACACGCTCGTCGCACGCGACACGGTCGACCAGGACTTCGCGCAGAACCGCCAGCGCTTCCTCGCCGAGCAGGGCTACTCGTACACGATCCTCGACGCGCACGCGCTCGCCGCCTGAGGCCGACGGCGGCCCGGCACGGGCCGCCGTCGGCGGGTCGCGGTAGCGTGCCGCCTGCGGGCGCGGATGGCGCGTCCGAGGAGGGAGCCCGCCATGCCGCTCGTCACCTGCGACATCTCCATCTCGATCGACGGCTTCGCCGCCGGCCCCGACCAGACGAGAGCGCATCCGCTCGGCCGGATCGACGAGAACATCCTCCACGCCTGGATGTTCGAGCGTCGCGACGAGAACCGAGACGAGGTCGAGGCCATCGTCGATGCCGGCGCCTTCATCATGGGCCGCCACATGTTCGGTCCCGACCGCGGCGATTGGGACCTCGACTGGCACGGCTGGTGGGGCGACGACCCGCCGTACCACGCGCCGGTGTTCGTGCTCGGGCACCGCGAACGCGACGAGCTCGCGATGGCGGGCGGCACGACGTTCCACTTCGTGACGGGCGGCATCCACGAGGCGCTCGACCGGGCACGCGCCGCGGCCGGCGATCGCAACGTCGCCGTCGCCGGCGGCGCCGCGACCGTGAACCAGTACCTGGCCGCCGGACTCATCGACGAGCTGCGCCTGCACGTCGTGCCCGCGGTCATCGGAGCGGGCGAGCGGCTGTTCGACGGGGTCCCGCGCACGATGTTCGAACAGGTTTCATCGCGCGGCACGTCGCTCGTGACGCACCTCACGTACCGCCCCCGCCGCAGCACGGAAGGCCGGGCGCGCGCGTAGCGTCCGAGCCGCGCTGCGAGCGCCCGCCCGACTCAGGCGGGCCGGCGAGCGCGCCCGCGGTCGCGGACGAGTCCGACGACGGCGGCCGCGAGCCGATCGAGCAGGATCACGATCACCGAGAGCACCGCGATGTAGGCGAGCACCTCGAGCATCGCCACGAAGGAGCCGAGCGCGCCGAGCGCGTCGGTGTCGAGGAAGGGGTACGGGAACCGGTCGGGCACCTCGGGCAGCGCCAGCGCGCGCCAGAGGAAGATCATGCCGTAGGCGAACGGGTACAGCACCCACCATCCGATGTCGCGCCACCGGACCACGCGGTGCGGGCCGAACGCGATCCAGTCGAGCAGCACCATCACGGGCACGACGTAGTGCACCGCGAACAGCGCCCGGTTGGCGAGCTGGTCGGCGGGGTCGGCGACGACGAGCCCGGGCAGCGGGTTCTCGAGGTGGTTGAGCAGCACGTGCGAGACGATCATGGTGGTGAGGATCCACACCGTGACCCCGCCGCGCAGGCGCGGCGCCGGGGGCGCCGTCGTGGCGCGCCGCACCATCCAGTACAGCGCACCCGCGTAGTAGCCGAACACGATCACGTTGCTCTGGGTGGTGAAGTACGCGAGTCGGCGCTCCGCCGCGACGAGCCCCCAGAGCACGACCACGACGATGAGCACCCGCCACCAGAACTGCGGCGTCATCCACACGTTCACGCGCCGCTCGGCGACGTCTCGGTCGACGGACTGCTCTGCTGCAACGACCGCCACCGGCCACCTCCTCGTCATCGAGCGTGACGCGCTCAGGCGCGAGCGTAACGCACGAACAGCATGCGCTCGCCGGCGATCGCGTGCACGAGGCGCAGCGAGCGGGCCACCTCGTGCGCCGACGACGCGATGCGCGGCGCGTCGCCCGCGACGAGGGTGGGGCTCACGGTCACGCACGCCTCGTCGACGAGGTCGGCCTCGGCGAGCGCGCCGAACAGGCCCGGGCCACCCTCGGAGAGCACCGACCGCAGGCCGCGCGCCGCGAGCGCGTCGAGTGCGGCCCGCAGGTCGACGCGCTCGTCGCCCGCGATCACGACGTCGGCGACCCCGGAGAGCGCGTCGCGACGCTCGCGCGGCGCGCGGGCGTTCGTGACGACGATCGGTCGCGTGAGCGCCTCGGCGAAGAACGGATCGCTCGGCTCGAACGCGAGGCGCGAGGAGACGACCGCGAACCGGGGCTGCGGGTCGCGCCCCCGCGCCGTTCGCCAGGCCGCGTCGGGCTCGGCCACCGCGGCGCCGCCGTAACCCTCGGCGGCGACCGTGCCCGAGCCGACCAGCACGACGTCGGCGTGCGACCGGAGGACCGACATGAGCCGCTGGTCCTGGGCGTCGCCGAGCGTGCCGCTGCGGCCGCCGAGCGTCGCCGCGCCGTCGAGGCTGGAGATCATGTTCACGCGGCAGAACGCGGCCTCCGCTCGTGCGCCCGCGTCGACCACGTCGACCGCGTACGCGGCGTGCATGCGATCGGCGTCGAACGCGGCGCCGGAGCCGGCGATCACGACGCGCCCCCGGTGGGCATGTTGTGCTCGAGGAACACCGGCTCGCGCCATCCCTCGATCGCCTCGACCATGCGCACCGCGTCGACCGTCTCGCGCACGTTGTGGACGCGCAGGATCCGCGCGCCCTTGCCGATGCAGTACACCGCGGCGGCGAGCGACCCGGCGACGCGGTCGCGCCGGTCGCGGCGGCCCAGGCTCTCGCCGATGAAGTCCTTGTTCGAGAGGGCCACGAGCAGCGGCAGGCCGATCGCCGCGATCTCGTCGAGGCGGCGCGTCAGCTCGAGCGAGTGCAGCGTGGTCTTG from Agromyces aurantiacus includes these protein-coding regions:
- a CDS encoding pyrimidine reductase family protein codes for the protein MIAGSGAAFDADRMHAAYAVDVVDAGARAEAAFCRVNMISSLDGAATLGGRSGTLGDAQDQRLMSVLRSHADVVLVGSGTVAAEGYGGAAVAEPDAAWRTARGRDPQPRFAVVSSRLAFEPSDPFFAEALTRPIVVTNARAPRERRDALSGVADVVIAGDERVDLRAALDALAARGLRSVLSEGGPGLFGALAEADLVDEACVTVSPTLVAGDAPRIASSAHEVARSLRLVHAIAGERMLFVRYARA
- a CDS encoding DNA repair helicase XPB; its protein translation is MSDGPLIVQSDRTVLLEVAHPLAEDARHDLAIFAELERAPEHIHTYRITRLGLWNARAAGHTAEDMLGTLERYAKFPVPQTVAVDMRETVARYGRLVVDRTDDGALRLRSDDMPVLTEVAGAKRIAPLLTERLDEASFLVEPWARGQLKQELVKLGWPAEDLAGYTPGTPHEIALQEDGWHLRDYQQKAVDNFFDGGSGVVVLPCGAGKTLVGAGAMATAKTTTLILVTNTVSARQWRDELLKRTSLTAEEIGEYSGQTKEIKPVTIATYQILTAKRKGEYAHLALLDALDWGLVVYDEVHLLPAPVFKLTAELQARRRLGLTATLVREDGREGDVFSLIGPKRFDAPWKEIEAQGFISPAACYEVRIDLPQSERLAYAASADDERYRLAATAPAKLDVVRQLVARHAGERILVIGQYLDQIDELADALGAPQLTGATPVDERERLFQEFRDGRTPVLVVSKVANFSVDLPEATVAIQVSGSFGSRQEEAQRLGRLLRPKESGLSANFYTLVARDTVDQDFAQNRQRFLAEQGYSYTILDAHALAA
- a CDS encoding dihydrofolate reductase family protein — its product is MPLVTCDISISIDGFAAGPDQTRAHPLGRIDENILHAWMFERRDENRDEVEAIVDAGAFIMGRHMFGPDRGDWDLDWHGWWGDDPPYHAPVFVLGHRERDELAMAGGTTFHFVTGGIHEALDRARAAAGDRNVAVAGGAATVNQYLAAGLIDELRLHVVPAVIGAGERLFDGVPRTMFEQVSSRGTSLVTHLTYRPRRSTEGRARA
- a CDS encoding Pr6Pr family membrane protein translates to MAVVAAEQSVDRDVAERRVNVWMTPQFWWRVLIVVVVLWGLVAAERRLAYFTTQSNVIVFGYYAGALYWMVRRATTAPPAPRLRGGVTVWILTTMIVSHVLLNHLENPLPGLVVADPADQLANRALFAVHYVVPVMVLLDWIAFGPHRVVRWRDIGWWVLYPFAYGMIFLWRALALPEVPDRFPYPFLDTDALGALGSFVAMLEVLAYIAVLSVIVILLDRLAAAVVGLVRDRGRARRPA
- a CDS encoding helicase-associated domain-containing protein — translated: MLVLAARLRALPREGLAAALATREFDHAGVRDLFDLAEALTAPDAVDHALDRLERPALATLAAADATADETGWTDIADVAAELVRLGAADPLAAGVPGALELLADRFLVVQEGARVHLPPEVHARLAARLGEDLPEAASLAAPAPPVAVPAERADHGLLERRAAEQAYATISATAELLAGFAAQPARELAKGGLALPDAKRLAEATGVDLAELPRLVRRAVEAGLVVREGPVWLESDTGAAWVLLAAEERWIRLAAAWRERIPPALRDLVVRRSDAMSASSIRDDVAWYYPGGGSWLRDGLDRLLEDAEALGLAVGGEPIDTAALVLAGDVPGAAERLAGHFPSQVDRVYVQHDLTIVSPGPLEPGLDARLRGFAEVEGRDLASSYRVTAASVNRALAAGESAESVRAFLASISLTGIPQPLEYLLAESAARFGAVRVSAAEPGDAPARSSIRSDDPQLIGTLAVDQSLSSLALRQAGPHRLLSRFPPDVVFWGLSDARYPVAAEDGEGRIIRLRRHHVAPLPAAAPRADPLEAMLDRLAEADADGGTELAWLARQLEAAARAKETLTVTVRMPGGDTADYLLAPASVANGRLRARDRKADIERTLPISAIAAVAPAPAGS